From Paraflavitalea devenefica, the proteins below share one genomic window:
- the corA gene encoding magnesium/cobalt transporter CorA, which translates to MKEIINCAAYQSGCRIADVELNKVHEVLKDVNQFVWIGLHEPSEEVLQRVQKEFNLHDLAIEDAHLAHQRPKIELYGDTVFIVLRTAHKNQQQHIEFGETHFFVGKNFIVSVRHGSTIAYTEVRSRCESMPELLSKGQGFVLYAIMDFIVDRYFPVVDDLESDLEAIEDKIFKERPSRQTTEQIYQLKRELLEVKRAVSPLVDICNRLMRFDIKSISAETHPYFRDIYDHVIRINEMVDNTRELLNTALEANFSLISISQNDTSKKFAGWAAIIAVPTMVAGFWGMNFRVIPETESEYGFYAIILGTIAVCVLLYVLFRRSGWL; encoded by the coding sequence ATGAAAGAGATTATTAATTGCGCCGCTTACCAAAGTGGCTGCCGGATTGCAGATGTAGAATTAAATAAGGTACATGAAGTATTGAAAGATGTCAACCAGTTTGTGTGGATCGGTCTGCATGAGCCATCGGAAGAGGTACTACAAAGGGTACAGAAGGAATTTAACCTTCATGATCTTGCTATTGAAGATGCCCACCTGGCACACCAGCGGCCCAAAATAGAATTATACGGTGACACAGTTTTTATTGTGCTGCGTACTGCACACAAGAACCAGCAACAACATATTGAGTTTGGGGAGACCCATTTTTTTGTGGGCAAAAATTTTATTGTAAGTGTGCGACATGGATCTACGATCGCCTATACAGAAGTGCGTTCCCGTTGTGAATCTATGCCTGAATTACTTTCGAAAGGACAGGGCTTTGTTTTATACGCTATCATGGATTTTATTGTTGACCGCTATTTCCCGGTAGTTGATGATCTGGAAAGCGATCTGGAGGCTATTGAAGATAAAATATTTAAAGAGAGACCCAGCCGTCAAACGACCGAGCAGATATACCAGTTGAAACGGGAGTTGCTGGAAGTAAAAAGGGCAGTGTCGCCATTAGTGGATATCTGCAACCGGTTGATGCGGTTTGATATTAAAAGTATTTCAGCCGAAACGCATCCTTACTTCAGGGATATATATGACCATGTAATACGTATCAATGAGATGGTGGATAATACCCGTGAGCTACTAAACACGGCGCTGGAAGCTAATTTTTCACTCATTTCCATCTCTCAAAATGATACCTCTAAAAAATTTGCCGGGTGGGCGGCCATCATTGCCGTTCCCACGATGGTGGCCGGCTTTTGGGGAATGAACTTTAGGGTTATACCTGAGACGGAATCGGAATATGGGTTTTATGCAATCATTCTTGGCACTATTGCAGTATGTGTTCTCTTATATGTTTTATTCAGGCGGTCTGGCTGGTTATAA
- a CDS encoding hydroxymethylglutaryl-CoA lyase: MNQAVKLIECPRDAMQGWKPFIPTAQKVEYLNALLKVGFDTLDCGSFVSPKAIPQMADTKEVIPQLDLSHSNTKLLTIIANLRGAEEAVVFDQITYLGFPFSVSETFQLRNANSTIAESLDRVEEIQHLCIKTGKQLVVYISMGFGNPYGDPYSPEIVFEWVDKLAAMDIGIISLADTVGLAAPEQVASLTNYLVKALPDTEIGVHLHSTPFNQEAKTAAALQAGCRRFDGALKGIGGCPMANDELVGNMNTEWMIAYFEQQHLLPVLNKEALLECSRMADSIFAGH, encoded by the coding sequence ATGAACCAGGCAGTAAAATTGATAGAATGTCCCCGGGATGCCATGCAGGGCTGGAAGCCATTCATTCCCACCGCACAGAAGGTGGAGTATCTGAATGCCTTGCTAAAGGTGGGCTTTGATACCCTCGACTGCGGCAGTTTTGTATCTCCCAAAGCCATCCCCCAGATGGCCGATACAAAAGAGGTGATCCCGCAATTGGACCTGAGCCATTCCAACACTAAGTTACTAACTATTATTGCCAACCTTCGGGGTGCGGAAGAAGCTGTTGTATTTGACCAGATCACTTATCTTGGCTTTCCTTTCTCTGTATCAGAGACATTTCAGTTGCGCAATGCCAACAGCACCATAGCGGAATCGCTGGACAGGGTAGAAGAGATCCAGCATTTATGTATCAAGACCGGTAAGCAATTGGTGGTGTATATATCCATGGGCTTTGGTAATCCCTATGGCGATCCCTATTCACCGGAGATCGTATTTGAATGGGTAGATAAACTGGCAGCCATGGACATTGGTATTATCTCCCTGGCAGATACCGTAGGGCTGGCAGCGCCGGAACAGGTAGCTTCCCTGACAAATTACCTGGTGAAAGCATTACCCGACACAGAAATCGGCGTTCACCTGCATTCCACTCCCTTTAACCAGGAAGCCAAAACAGCGGCTGCCCTGCAGGCTGGCTGCAGACGTTTTGACGGCGCCCTGAAAGGGATTGGCGGCTGCCCGATGGCCAATGATGAGCTGGTGGGCAATATGAATACAGAATGGATGATCGCTTATTTTGAACAACAGCACCTGTTGCCTGTATTGAATAAGGAAGCCCTGCTGGAATGTAGCCGCATGGCTGATTCCATTTTTGCCGGGCATTAA
- a CDS encoding GSCFA domain-containing protein codes for MDFMLDINIPTPPETINYREPILLTGSCFTEHIGNSLQELKFEVLQNPNGILFDPSSVASSLVSYVQNKQYTANDLFYLNELWQSWQHHSRFSHVDQETCLRNINASQERAHQFLKQAQWLVITLGSSFSYRLTDQAPVASQTGGGAAGAVANCHRAPGQWFRKHLMTIEETNTALDNSLYQVFKFNPSLRVIFTVSPVRHIRDGVVDNNRSKARLLEVVHHLVNKFDKLYYFPAYELVIDVLRDYRFYDVDMVHPNYPATSFVLEKFMRHFTDAESQQLATEVQKMVIARKHKAFHPATEAHKKFLKAHLEKAKELQDKYPFLNLQEEIAYFGIEATRH; via the coding sequence ATGGATTTCATGTTAGATATCAATATTCCCACTCCTCCGGAAACCATTAATTACCGAGAGCCCATCCTGCTTACCGGCTCCTGTTTTACGGAGCATATCGGCAACAGCTTGCAGGAGTTGAAGTTTGAGGTGTTGCAAAACCCCAATGGTATTCTCTTTGATCCTTCCAGTGTTGCTTCCAGCCTGGTATCTTATGTACAGAACAAACAATACACTGCCAATGATCTTTTTTACCTCAATGAACTGTGGCAAAGCTGGCAGCACCATAGCCGGTTTTCGCATGTAGACCAGGAAACCTGTTTGCGCAATATCAATGCTTCGCAGGAAAGAGCCCACCAGTTCCTGAAGCAAGCCCAATGGCTTGTTATTACATTGGGCAGTTCCTTTTCTTACCGGCTAACCGATCAGGCGCCTGTTGCGTCTCAAACCGGGGGAGGTGCAGCGGGGGCTGTAGCCAATTGTCACCGTGCTCCCGGACAGTGGTTCCGCAAGCACCTGATGACAATTGAAGAGACCAATACAGCGCTGGACAATAGTTTATACCAGGTATTTAAGTTCAACCCCTCCCTGCGGGTTATATTCACTGTGAGCCCCGTTCGGCATATCCGTGACGGCGTAGTGGACAATAACCGTAGCAAGGCCCGTTTGCTGGAAGTGGTGCACCACCTGGTGAATAAGTTTGATAAGCTGTATTATTTTCCTGCCTACGAGCTGGTGATTGATGTATTGCGCGATTACCGTTTTTATGATGTAGACATGGTACATCCCAATTACCCGGCTACGAGCTTTGTATTGGAAAAGTTTATGAGGCATTTTACAGATGCCGAATCACAGCAACTGGCCACAGAGGTACAGAAAATGGTGATTGCCCGCAAGCACAAGGCTTTTCATCCCGCTACCGAAGCGCATAAGAAGTTCCTGAAAGCCCATCTTGAAAAAGCAAAGGAATTACAGGACAAGTATCCCTTCCTGAATTTGCAGGAGGAAATAGCATATTTTGGGATAGAGGCAACAAGGCATTGA
- a CDS encoding phosphotransferase enzyme family protein translates to MNESIIEAAARQFGHGEPAIANLGNGLIHHTYKVAFTGANSSKPIVLQAINRHMFKQPENIIYNYQLVYESIAANNNGSFIAPLIPTHDGKWFWEDGQESFWRATGYIDGSYTQTLPNTAAEVYKTAQCFGHFTRSLHAINTTRLKVIIPHFHDLALRYNQFEQAVSQAAIGRLLKSTHVIAELRQRKQLVDFYTYIQQHPADYHTRVMHHDCKLSNILLDSVTHEALCPVDLDTVMPGLYFSDVGDMIRSMAATQDENSTAWELIDINADFYQAIIAGYLEGIGDSFTAAEKEHIHKAGLMMVFMQSLRFITDFLNNDVYYKIDYPEQNLNRALNQLILLEKLEEFLEKKQ, encoded by the coding sequence ATGAACGAATCTATTATAGAAGCTGCAGCCCGGCAATTTGGGCACGGTGAACCGGCGATTGCTAACCTCGGTAATGGTTTAATACACCATACCTACAAGGTAGCATTTACCGGCGCCAACAGCAGCAAGCCCATTGTTTTGCAAGCTATCAACCGGCACATGTTCAAACAGCCGGAGAATATCATTTACAATTACCAATTGGTGTACGAAAGCATTGCCGCCAATAACAACGGCTCATTCATTGCCCCGCTAATACCTACCCACGACGGGAAATGGTTTTGGGAAGATGGACAGGAGTCTTTCTGGCGGGCCACCGGTTATATAGACGGTTCTTATACGCAAACCCTGCCCAATACAGCAGCAGAGGTATATAAAACCGCGCAATGCTTTGGTCATTTCACCCGCTCCCTGCATGCCATCAATACGACCCGCTTAAAAGTGATCATACCCCATTTCCATGATCTCGCTTTGCGGTACAACCAGTTTGAGCAGGCAGTGAGCCAGGCCGCCATCGGGCGTTTACTCAAGTCAACCCATGTAATTGCCGAATTGAGGCAACGCAAACAACTGGTAGACTTCTATACGTACATACAACAGCATCCGGCCGATTACCACACCCGGGTGATGCACCATGATTGTAAGCTGAGCAATATCCTGCTCGATTCTGTTACGCATGAGGCGCTGTGCCCGGTAGACCTGGATACGGTAATGCCCGGCCTTTATTTCTCTGATGTAGGCGATATGATCCGCAGCATGGCTGCCACACAGGATGAGAACAGTACAGCGTGGGAGTTAATAGATATCAATGCTGACTTTTACCAGGCGATCATTGCCGGTTACCTCGAAGGTATCGGCGACAGCTTTACAGCGGCAGAAAAGGAACACATTCACAAGGCCGGCCTCATGATGGTATTCATGCAGTCCCTCCGCTTTATAACGGATTTCCTAAACAATGACGTGTACTATAAAATAGATTACCCTGAGCAAAACCTAAACAGGGCATTGAATCAGTTGATCTTGCTGGAGAAGCTGGAGGAGTTTCTGGAGAAAAAGCAATAG
- a CDS encoding Gfo/Idh/MocA family protein translates to MNRRNFVRNAGIATAGFAILPASQLFAGQQQKVRIGIIGVGLRGQNHLDNALHRSDVEIAAICDIDERMLQMATDLIKKAGKPAPKIFKGDPNAWKKLVELKELDGVLIATPWEWHAPMILGALEAGIKYVGTEVVLGITLQDHWDVVKAAERHNAQVMMLENVCYRRDVMAVLNMVRQGLFGEIVHLQGGYQHDLREVKFNNGKDAYGGGVEFGEKAFSEARWRTNHSVHRNGDLYPTHGIGPVANMIDINRGNRFVSLSCFSTKARGLHDFVVKKGGEQHPNAKVEFKLGDVVTTMIRCVNGETILLQHDTNLPRPYSLGFRVQGTKGIWMDLNHSIYLEGVSPKPHQWEAAQSYLDKYDHPLWKRWSKETEGAGHGGMDFFVLHAFIEAIKRKVPTPQDVYDAAAWSAITPLSEMSIELGNETVEFPDFTSGQWMYRKNDFALNDQY, encoded by the coding sequence ATGAATCGCAGAAACTTTGTAAGAAATGCCGGTATCGCTACAGCCGGATTTGCTATCCTGCCGGCCAGTCAGCTATTTGCCGGGCAACAACAAAAAGTACGCATAGGCATCATCGGCGTAGGGTTGCGTGGACAGAATCACCTTGACAATGCCCTGCACCGTAGCGATGTGGAAATAGCAGCTATCTGCGATATTGATGAGCGTATGCTGCAGATGGCAACGGACCTCATTAAAAAGGCAGGGAAACCCGCTCCCAAAATATTCAAAGGTGATCCCAACGCCTGGAAAAAGCTCGTGGAGCTGAAAGAGTTGGATGGCGTGCTCATCGCCACGCCCTGGGAGTGGCATGCTCCTATGATCCTCGGCGCACTGGAAGCAGGTATTAAATATGTAGGTACGGAAGTAGTATTGGGTATTACCCTGCAGGACCACTGGGATGTAGTAAAAGCGGCCGAGCGGCACAATGCCCAGGTCATGATGCTGGAGAACGTATGCTACCGCCGTGATGTAATGGCCGTGCTTAATATGGTAAGGCAGGGATTGTTTGGCGAGATCGTTCACCTGCAGGGAGGCTACCAACACGATCTGCGGGAAGTAAAATTCAACAATGGTAAAGACGCCTATGGCGGTGGCGTGGAATTTGGCGAAAAGGCTTTCTCCGAAGCGAGGTGGCGTACCAACCATTCCGTACACCGTAACGGCGACCTCTACCCCACTCACGGCATTGGCCCGGTAGCCAATATGATTGACATCAACCGGGGCAACCGTTTTGTATCCCTGTCGTGCTTTTCCACCAAGGCGAGGGGCTTGCATGACTTTGTAGTGAAGAAAGGCGGAGAACAACATCCCAACGCAAAAGTGGAATTCAAGCTGGGCGATGTGGTCACCACCATGATCCGTTGCGTGAATGGTGAAACGATCCTGTTACAACACGATACCAACCTCCCCCGCCCTTATTCACTGGGCTTCCGGGTGCAGGGTACCAAAGGCATCTGGATGGACCTGAACCACTCCATCTACCTCGAAGGCGTGAGCCCCAAACCCCACCAGTGGGAAGCGGCCCAAAGTTACCTGGATAAATATGACCACCCCTTATGGAAGCGCTGGAGTAAGGAAACAGAAGGCGCCGGACATGGAGGCATGGACTTCTTTGTATTGCATGCCTTCATTGAAGCCATCAAACGCAAAGTGCCTACCCCGCAGGATGTGTATGATGCGGCCGCCTGGAGCGCTATTACACCCCTGAGTGAGATGAGCATTGAGCTCGGTAATGAAACAGTAGAATTCCCGGATTTCACCAGCGGACAATGGATGTACCGCAAGAATGATTTTGCCCTGAATGATCAATATTAA